From a single Aspergillus puulaauensis MK2 DNA, chromosome 2, nearly complete sequence genomic region:
- the ADH1_2 gene encoding zinc-dependent alcohol dehydrogenase (COG:Q;~EggNog:ENOG410PH61;~InterPro:IPR013154,IPR013149,IPR002328,IPR036291, IPR011032,IPR020843;~PFAM:PF00107,PF08240;~go_function: GO:0008270 - zinc ion binding [Evidence IEA];~go_function: GO:0016491 - oxidoreductase activity [Evidence IEA];~go_process: GO:0055114 - oxidation-reduction process [Evidence IEA]): MSPSTSIPDLQWAQVLEKPGAQLVYKQIPVPKPGPDEILVKIRYTGVCHTDLHAMKGDWPLERKMPLVGGHEGAGIVVAKGELVNKENDFQIGDKAGIKWLNGACLACEMCMQSDEPLCPNPQLSGYTVDGTFQQYTIGKAAMASKIPDSVALDATAPILCAGITVYKGLKESGARPGQSVAIVGAGGGLGSLAVQYAKAMGLRIVAIDSGDEKKDMCEQLGAEAFIDFSKSKDVVADVKAATPSGMGAHAVILLAVAEKPFQQATEYVRSHGSVVAIGLPGNAFLKAPVFSTVVRMINIKGSYVGNRQDGVEALNFFARGLIKAPFKTAALKDLPKIFELMEQGKIAGRYVLEVPE; this comes from the exons ATGTCTCCATCCACGTCCATCCCGGACCTCCAATGGGCCCAGGTCCTCGAAAAACCAGGTGCACAGCTGGTCTACAAACAGATTCCGGTCCCAAAGCCAGGACCGGACGAGATACTTGTTAAGATTCGGTACACCGGCGTGTGCCACACAGACCTGCACGCCATGAAAGGCGATTGGCCTCTCGAGCGAAAGATGCCCCTAGTAGGCGGGCACGAGGGCGCCGGCATTGTCGTCGCAAAGGGCGAGCTGGTAAACAAGGAGAATGACTTCCAGATTGGTGATAAGGCTGGTATTAAGTGGTTGAATGGCGCTTGTCTCGCTTGTGAAATGTGCATGCAGTCTGACGAGCCGCTTTGCCCAAATCCTCAGCTATCTGGGTATACTGTTGATGGGACGTTTCAGCAGTATACTATCGGAAAAGCTGCTATGGCGTCGAAAATCCCAGATAGTGTAGCCCTAGACGCGACTGCACCTATTCTCTGCGCTGGGATCACGGTCTATAAAGGCCTGAAGGAGTCCGGGGCACGCCCGGGCCAGTCTGTTGCTATTGTCGGCGCCGGGGGAGGTCTAGGATCCCTGGCGGTACAGTACGCAAAGGCGATGGGCCTCCGAATTGTTGCCATTGACTCTGGAGATGAGAAGAAAGACATGTGTGAGCAATTAGGAGCTGAG GCCTTCATCGACTTTTCCAAATCGAAGGACGTAGTCGCAGACGTCAAAGCCGCTACTCCCAGTGGCATGGGCGCGCACGCCgttatcctcctcgccgtcgctgAAAAGCCTTTCCAACAAGCAACTGAGTATGTGCGTTCACATGGCTCTGTTGTCGCAATCGGCTTGCCGGGAAATGCATTCCTTAAGGCCCCCGTGTTTTCGACCGTCGTTCGCATGATTAACATCAAGGGGAGTTATGTTGGGAACCGTCAGGATGGCGTTGAGGCACTGAACTTTTTTGCGCGAGGGCTTATCAAGGCACCGTTTAAGACGGCGGCGTTAAAGGATCTACCTAAAATTTTTGAGCTGATGG AACAGGGTAAGATTGCAGGGAGATATGTTCTGGAGGTTCCTGAGTAA
- the UGA4_1 gene encoding putative GABA permease (COG:E;~EggNog:ENOG410PFV8;~InterPro:IPR002293;~PFAM:PF00324,PF13520;~TransMembrane:12 (i42-66o86-112i133-157o169-188i200-220o240-261i282-304o333-354i388-406o412-434i454-471o483-503i);~go_component: GO:0016020 - membrane [Evidence IEA];~go_function: GO:0022857 - transmembrane transporter activity [Evidence IEA];~go_process: GO:0055085 - transmembrane transport [Evidence IEA]) produces MAEKTERPVQAAGDEPSAERGDTQLLATLGYKQELRRHYSTVQVFAIAFSIMGLLPSIASTLSFSIPAGPAGMVWGQVFRWLAASVFIFIVGLAMADLASAMPTAGGLYFWAQYFSGEKWKNPLSFVVGYSNTIGLIGGVCSIDYGFATMLLAIISVARGGSWTASRPVLYGTYAGCVVVHGLIATFFARVMPKIQSLCILTNVGLVMATVLALPIGKVVNGGTINSGSYVFGQLEDHTTWPSGWAFMLAWLSPIWTIGAFESCVHMSEEATNAARAVPLGVLWSSGLCGILGFLSLAIIAAVINKDLEAVMNTKFGQPMAQIYYDCLGKPGALGFMAALAAVQFFMGLSLVLSASRQSWAFSRDGALPFFSFFRHVSKRVPYQPVRMIWGVVTTAAVIGLLSIINTAAANALFSLTVAGNDLAWIIPIFCRLVWGRDRFVPGVIYTGRFSKPIAVTAVLYLAFAIVLSMFPTLGPDPSPDDMNYTVIISGTLWGGALLYYLMYAGKVYKGPLTTVQSSSSTPSEINLMATGVDSEKMGM; encoded by the exons ATGGCGGAGAAAACCGAGAGACCCGTTCAGGCAGCAGGAGATGAGCCATCGGCTGAACGGGGCGATACGCAATTGCTCG CAACCTTGGGCTACAAGCAGGAGCTGCGACGGCATTATTCCACAGTCCAGGTCTTCGCCATTGCTTTTAGTATTATGGGCCTGCTGCCCTCGATCGCTTCCACTCTTTCGTTCTCTATTCCTGCAGGTCCAGCTGGCATGGTTTGG GGTCAGGTTTTTC GCTGGCTAGCTGCGAGTGTGTTCATTTTCATTGTTGGGCTTGCTATG GCCGACCTAGCATCTGCAATGCCAACCGCCGGCGGTCTCTACTTCTGGGCGCAGTATTTCAGCGGCGAGAAATGGAAGAATCCACTGAGTTTTGTTGTAGGGTATAGCAACACCATCGGGCTTATCGGGGGCGTTTGCTCTATTGATT ATGGTTTTGCCACTATGTTGCTTGCAATAATCTCTGTTGCGCGTGGTGGTAGCTGGACTGCTTCTCGGCCTGTCCTCTACGGGACCTATGCAGGTTGTGTAGTTGTTCATGGCCTGATCGCCACGTTCTTCGCAAGAGTCATGCCAAAGATCCAGTCCCTGTGCATCCTAACCAATGTCGGTCTTGTCATGGCAACTGTCCTTGCACTACCTATCGGCAAGGTAGTCAACGGTGGGACGATAAACTCGGGTTCATACGTCTTCGGGCAATTGGAAGACCATACAACTTGGCCAAGCGGGTGGGCGTTTATGCTCGCTTGGCTCTCGCCTATATGGACTATTGGGGCGTTTGAATCTTGTGTCCATATGAGTGAGGAGGCTACTAATGCTGCGCGGGCGGTTCCATTGGGTGTCCTGTGGTCGAGCGGGTTGTGTGGCATTTTGGGTTTCCTTTCTCTCGCCATCATAGCGGCTGTTATCAATAAGGATTTAGAGGCAGTCATGAACACGAAATTCGGTCAACCGATGGCTCAA ATCTACTATGACTGCCTCGGCAAACCCGGTGCCCTAGGTTTCATGGCCGCATTAGCGGCTGTCCAATTCTTCATGGGCCTGAGCCTG GTTCTCAGCGCTTCCCGCCAAAGTTGGGCCTTCTCCAGAGACGGAGCTCTCCCatttttctccttcttccgcCACGTCAGTAAACGAGTGCCCTACCAACCAGTACGCATGATCTGGGGTGTCGTCACCACCGCAGCCGTAATTGGCCTCCTCTCTATCATCAATACGGCAGCCGCGAACGCACTCTTCTCCCTTACAGTAGCAGGTAACGATCTAGCCTGGATAATACCCATTTTCTGCCGTTTAGTCTGGGGCCGGGACCGCTTCGTGCCTGGTGTGATCTATACAGGGAGGTTTAGCAAACCGATTGCCGTAACGGCTGTGCTTTATTTGGCATTCGCTATCGTTCTCAGCATGTTTCCTACTTTAGGCCCGGATCCCAGTC CTGATGATATGAACTACACTGTTATAATCAGTGGCACGCTTTGGGGTGGCGCATTGCTATATTATCTTATGTATGCGGGCAAGGTATACAAGGGGCCACTGACGACGGTGCAGTCTTCGTCATCTACGCCGTCTGAAATAAACCTCATGGCTACGGGAGTGGAttcggagaagatgggaatgTAG
- the NHX1 gene encoding bifunctional K:H/Na:H antiporter NHX1 (COG:P;~EggNog:ENOG410PHYC;~InterPro:IPR004709,IPR006153,IPR018422;~PFAM:PF00999;~TransMembrane:13 (o41-60i72-88o100-119i131-153o165-189i196-215o235-261i273-289o295-314i326-345o357-382i403-426o432-454i);~go_component: GO:0016021 - integral component of membrane [Evidence IEA];~go_function: GO:0015299 - solute:proton antiporter activity [Evidence IEA];~go_function: GO:0015385 - sodium:proton antiporter activity [Evidence IEA];~go_process: GO:0006812 - cation transport [Evidence IEA];~go_process: GO:0006814 - sodium ion transport [Evidence IEA];~go_process: GO:0006885 - regulation of pH [Evidence IEA];~go_process: GO:0055085 - transmembrane transport [Evidence IEA]), producing MAGQLMGDALHSVLRRAAEYDTDPDDGEAPEAGTKEFFSSWALFIMITLLMLALFTSYTLQQRKIEAVHETVLSIFGGMFVGLIIRLTDSPIINFVAFDYQFFFNLLLPPIILASGYELHQANFFRNIGTILTFAFAGTFISALVLGLVLFLWTRIPLDGFSISFVEAISVGATLSATDPVTILAIFNLYKVEPKLYTVIFGESILNDAIAIVLFETAQKYAESDAGSLTFLHLFEAIGVFLLVFFGSMVVGVIVGIMTALGLKYTHVRRQPKIESCLIVLVAYASYFFSNGVLLSGIVSLLFCGITLKHYAYYNMSRRTQLTTKYLFQVMAQLSENFIFIYLGLDLLVQREVQFKPLFILVTVVGICLARYLAVFPLSKAINWFIRYRARRRGVEAADELPFAYQAMLFWAGLRGAVGVALAAGLKGTNGPALRATVLVVVVITVIVFGGTTARMLEILGIRTGVVEELESDDEFDIEVSNGGTYYKRSDTGLGYTPRRTDNIPLDGVSRRNPDRANSYSSGNSRRPSPPPASTRAGLGHSRIYSDAFGPKDTQTPRDRSTTATLLGNQSGSDDGSEDEFGLKTSGKRRAVEHDHPDAFELDVDDVHSDDDLPPAAPARLRRSPSQQAQNLSQSQTPQEGVSVSHAGTSRSARETIRDIFSGGASGDHVAWFRQLDEDYIKPRLLLDQSNHKGPGAV from the exons ATGGCTGGCCAACTGATGGGTGATGCCCTTCATTCAGTTCTTC GGAGAGCCGCGGAATATGATACTGATCCCGACGATG GAGAAGCTCCGGAGGCTGGCACCAAGGAGTTTTTCAGCTCTTGGGCGCTCTTTATTATGATTACCCTGTTGATGCTTGCTCTGTTCACGAGTTACACACTTCAGCAACGGAAAATAGAAGCAGTCCACGAAACGGTTCTATCTATATTTGGTG GCATGTTCGTCGGATTGATTATTCGGTTGACCGACTCGCCCATTATAAACTTCGTCGCCTTTGACTACCAGTTTTTTTTCAACCTACTCCTTCCTCCCATTATCTTGGCGTCGGGCTACGAATTGCACCAAGCGAATTTCTTCCGAAATATCGGCACGATTCTTACCTTCGCGTTTGCGGGGACATTCATCTCGGCCCTTGTTCTTGGACTAGTTTTGTTTCTTTGGACAAGGATTCCTCTGGACGGATTCAGTATCAGCTTTGTCGAGGCTATCTCCGTTGGCGCTACGCTATCCGCGACAGACCCAGTGACTATCTTGGCCATCTTTAACCTTTACAAAGTCGAGCCCAAGCTCTACACAGTCATTTTCGGCGAGTCGATTTTGAACGATGCCATTGCGATTGTGCTGTTCGAGACGGCGCAGAAATATGCGGAGAGTGACGCAGGATCCCTAAccttcctccatctcttcgagGCTATCGGCGTATTCTTGCTGGTTTTCTTTGGTAGTATGGTGGTAGGAGTGATTGTGGGCATCATGACGGCGCTGGGTCTGAAATACACCCACGTCCGCCGCCAACCTAAGATTGAGAGTTGCTTGATTGTTCTCGTAGCTTACGCCAGCtacttcttctccaacggCGTCCTCTTGTCAG GAATTGTGTCGCTCTTATTCTGTGGTATCACCTTAAAGCATTATGCTTACTACAATATGTCACGTCGAACACAGTTGACTACCAAATATCTCTTCCAAGTTATGGCTCAACTGTCCGAAAACTTCATCTTTATTTACTTAGGACTCGATCTGCTCGTTCAAAGGGAAGTGCAATTCAAGCCCCTCTTTATCCTAGTCACTGTTGTTGGTATCTGCCTCGCCAGATACCTTGCAGTATTCCCATTGTCGAAGGCGATCAACTGGTTTATCCGGTATCGGGCACGGCGACGCGGCGTGGAGGCTGCCGACGAACTGCCTTTCGCGTACCAAGCAATGCTCTTCTGGGCGGGTCTGCGTGGTGCTGTGGGAGTAGCGTTAGCAGCAGGCCTGAAAGGTACAAATGGACCGGCTTTACGCGCCACTGTTCTTGTGGTTGTGGTCATCACTGTTATCGTTTTCGGCGGAACAACGGCGCGCATGCTTGAGATCCTTGGGATTAGAACAGGCGTGGTCGAAGAACTTGAGTCTGATGACGAGTTTGATATTGAAGTCTCGAACGGAGGCACCTACTATAAGCGCTCTGATACTGGGTTGGGATATACACCCCGTCGCACAGACAATATTCCTCTTGATGGAGTGTCGCGGAGGAACCCTGACCGGGCTAACAGTTACTCGAGTGGCAATAGCCGCCGCCCTAGCCCTCCGCCAGCGTCGACACGCGCAGGTCTGGGACATTCTAGAATATACTCAGATGCCTTTGGTCCAAAAGACACTCAGACACCGCGAGATCGTTCAACAACCGCGACTCTACTCGGAAACCAGAGCGGTAGCGACGACGGTAGCGAAGATGAGTTCGGTTTGAAGACCTCTGGGAAGCGCCGAGCCGTTGAGCATGACCATCCGGATGCATTTGAACTCGACGTAGACGATGTGCATTCGGACGATGACTtgcctcctgctgctcccGCGCGATTGCGCCGATCACCGTCACAACAGGCACAGAATCTGTCACAATCCCAAACCCCGCAGGAGGGGGTGTCTGTGTCGCACGCCGGAACGAGCAGGAGTGCACGAGAGACGATCAGAGACATCTTCTCCGGTGGAGCCTCTGGGGATCACGTCGCCTGGTTCCGACAGTTGGACGAAGACTACATTAAGCCGCGTCTGCTTCTGGACCAGTCGAACCATAAGGGCCCTGGTGCTGTTTAG
- a CDS encoding GFA family protein (COG:S;~EggNog:ENOG410PXW0;~InterPro:IPR011057,IPR006913;~PFAM:PF04828;~go_function: GO:0016846 - carbon-sulfur lyase activity [Evidence IEA]): protein MPELTGNPNLHDVTEFNEGLSGTCLCGSVKVTIHDRDLFTKRRGHICHCANCRKVSGSFAASNFIIEEDKVEIEDQENTLTKFLDTQTMSGTPLERYFCSRCGNPIKSVTPLLSPKVVLKMGLFPRIPAPEFETFALHRHEWQGSHPGVDKYRIKAFAEKI from the exons ATGCCTGAACTTACTGGAAATCCCAATTTGCACGATGTCACTGAATTCAACGAGGGACTCTCTGGAACCTGCCTCTGTGGATCAGTGAAAGTTACAATTCATGACCGCGATTTGTTCACCAAAAGGAGGGGTCATATATGCCACTGTGCCAACTGCCGCAAAGTCTCAGGGAGCTTTGCAGCCAGtaacttcatcatcgaggAGGACAAAGTCGAAATTGAGGACCAAGAAAATACCTTGACCAAGTTCCTCGACACCCAAACCATGAGTGGAACACCGCTTGAGAGATACTTTTGCTCGCGCTGTGGAAA TCCGATCAAATCCGTCACACCTCTCTTATCACCAAAGGTCGTTTTAAAAATGGGCTTGTTCCCGAGAATCCCTGCGCCGGAATTCGAAACCTTCGCTTTGCACAGACACGAGTGGCAAGGGTCTCACCCTGGCGTCGATAAATACAGAATCAAGGCATTCGCGGAAAAGATTTAG